From Harpia harpyja isolate bHarHar1 chromosome 21, bHarHar1 primary haplotype, whole genome shotgun sequence, one genomic window encodes:
- the NDUFB6 gene encoding NADH dehydrogenase [ubiquinone] 1 beta subcomplex subunit 6: MSGYSEDEKLRLQQLRALRRRWLRDQELSEREPVLPRRRLGPVAAFWERFLQPGGFWRHQVFKAYQTSGFILTRVLVPAWIILYYLKYHVMKTPHGAVMSNPRIFPGDRILETGEIMPPLKEEPDEHH, encoded by the exons ATGAGCGGCTACAGCGAGGACGAGAAGCTGCGGCTGCAGCAGCTCCGCGCCCTGCGGCGCCGCTGGCTGCGGGACCAGGAGCTGAGCGAGCGGGAGCCCGTCCtgccgcggcggcggctggggccgGTGGCCGCCTTCTGGGAGCGGTTCCTGCAGCCCGGGGGGTTCTGGAGGCACCAG GTGTTCAAGGCCTACCAGACCAGCGGCTTCATCCTGACGCGGGTCCTGGTCCCCGCCTGGATCATCCTTTACTACCTGAAGTACCACGTCATG AAAACGCCACATGGAGCTGTTATGTCAAATCCACGGATATTCCCA GGGGACAGAATTTTGGAGACGGGAGAAATTATGCCACCCCTGAAAGAAGAACCCGATGAGCACCACTGA
- the EEF2KMT gene encoding protein-lysine N-methyltransferase EEF2KMT, with protein sequence MAERELGSRFQRRFLAARQLSSFPWPELEQNLRTSPDSSVLVDILHKTILHPLSVKYPPSTKYRRCFLTELIKKHESTAPEPLDELYDTLADILNEEESTRCYKTYLLPTGEPVTLSESVAIISGGTTGLVTWDAALHLAEWAIENSAVFSNRTVLELGSGIGFTGIAICKTCKPKTYIFSDYHHCVLKQLTENICLNGFVLEPGTAQHIQTESQGQEAEAMNYQNPKLIVAELDWGSVTEKQLLDLQPDVIIAADVVYDPEIILVLIGMLQKLSSSRADKKPPEVYIAFTIRNPDTYHLFQAELEKAGIRWQITPAHSNTVFLCDVQPNVTILQLFI encoded by the exons ATGGCCGAGAGGGAGCTGGGGTCCCGCTTCCAGCGCCGCTTCCTGGCGGCCCGGcagctctcttccttcccctggcCG GAGCTTGAACAAAACCTGCGGACCTCGCCGGATTCCTCCGTGCTCGTGGACATTCTGCACAAG aCCATTCTCCACCCTCTGTCTGTAAAATATCCCCCCTCCACCAAGTACAGAAGATGCTTTCTAACTGAACTCATCAAAAAG CATGAATCCACAGCACCTGAACCCCTGGATGAACTGTATGATACGCTGGcagatattttaaatgaagaagaatCTACTCGCTGTTACAAAACCTACTTGCTG CCCACGGGAGAACCTGTTACCCTTTCCGAGAGCGTGGCAATTATCTCTGGAGGAACCACAGGGCTCGTCACATGGGACGCTGCTCTTCATCTCGCTGAATGGGCAATAGAGAACTCCGCTGTTTTCAGTAACAG GACAGTCTTGGAATTAGGAAGTGGGATCGGCTTCACTGGAATTGcaatctgtaaaacctgcaaacCCAAGACGTATATATTTAGTGACTACCACCATTGTGTTCTCAAACAGCTGACAGAAAACATCTGTTTGAATGGCTTTGTCTTGGAGCCTGGAACTGCCCAGCACATCCAAACAGAATCCCAAGGCCAGGAGGCAGAAGCAATGAATtaccaaaacccaaaactaatTGTTGCAGAACTTGACTGGGGCTCAGTTACAGAAAAACAACTGTTGGATCTTCAACCTGATGTCATCATTGCAGCAG ATGTGGTATATGATCCAGAGATCATTTTAGTCCTTATTGGTATGCTACAAAAACTCTCCAGTTCCAGAGCAGACAAAAAACCTCCTGAGGTCTACATTGCTTTCACCATTCGTAATCCAGACACGTATCACCTGTTCCAGGCTGAACTTG AAAAAGCTGGAATCAGATGGCAGATTACTCCAGCCCACAGCAACACTGTTTTTCTCTGTGACGTGCAGCCAAACGTAACTATTCTACAGCTATTTATATAG